GAGGGCTACAAGCGCGAGCCTATCCCGAAGATCGAGGCTCGCCGCGTCGAGGCCGCAAACCGCACGCCGCTCGCGCCCGATGATCCCCACATCGCAGCCATCGCCGCCGATCATCCCGTCACGGACACCACCCTGCCCGTCTTCAATCTCGACGACACCGCCGCCATCGCCGATTTCATCGCCGCGATTGTCGGTCTTGAGGCTCGATCCTAGCTCGCCGATTTGAGAGGCATGTCCGTCTCGCTTGCCAACGCCTTGTGGATTTCCTTTGCAAGCTGGGCCTGGTTGTAAGGCTTTGCCAATCTTGGAAGATCGACCTCGACGCCGGCAGGAAGATCGGCGTAACCCGTTGCCAGCACGATCGGCAGCGCCGGTCGAACGGTCCGTACCGCCTGGCCAAGCTGGGCGCCGGTCATGCCGGGCATCGAATAGTCGGTAATCATCACGTCGAAATGCCCGCCGCTTCTGATCAGATCCAGCGCCTGCGAGCCGGAATTTGCTTCGACGACATCATGGCCGAGATCTTCAAGCATCTCGACCGAACTCATGGCGATCAAGGTATCGTCATCGACCAGAAGGATTTTTAGCTTGGATGCGGCGTGCGCAAGAGGCAAATCGGTTTCAGCCGGCTGCTCAGGGCGCCGTTCGGTCGCGGGAAGCCATAATTCGGCAGTCGTTCCCACGCCGAGCTTGCTTGTCAGGCGCAGCGCGCCATTAAGCTGGACGGCAAGGCCATGGATCATCGACAACCCAAGACCGGTGCCCTTTCCGAGCTCCTTGGTGGAGAAGAAGGGGTCGACGGCCTTCTTCAGCGTCTCTGCGTCCATCCCGCTGCCGTTGTCTGTCACACTAAGGACGAGATAGGTCCCCTCGTCGAAATCGCCGCCGTCACCGGCTACCTGTTCTTCGCGCAGCGAAATCGACAGAGCTCCCCCATCCGGCATCGCATCGCGCGCGTTGACGGCAAGGTTGAGCAGCGCCAGTTCGACTTGGTTCGATCGCTTCCATTTTCTGTGAATGGCGAAGCTGCTCCTCAGCCTTTTCTCTTTGAGCCACCTCTTCGACCAAGCTCCGATGGGCAGCATGCACCTCGCCGGTCCTTTCCTTCACCCGCTCCTCAAGGCTCTCATTGAGCCGCCTGAGGTTTTCCTCGCTTGTCTTGCGCGCCGTGGCATCGAAGGAAACGCCGACGAGCTTTTTCGCCGAACCATATCGGTCGGTATAGAGCTGCGCGTGCACTTCCGCCCAGTGAACCGACCCGTCCGGCCAGATGGTCCTGTGCTCGACCGAATAGTCGCGTCCGGTTTCAATCGTCCGGTCGAGGCTTGCCTGCACGAGGTGTCGGTCATCGGGATAGATGCACTTTACCAGGTTGTCATAGGTGAATTCCTCGTCCGGGCCTCGGCCGAAAATCGCCTTGCAGGTGTCGGACGCCGATAATCTCATTGAGGACAGCTCGAGCTCCCATGCACCGAGCCGTCCGGCAGCAAGCGCGGTCTGCAACCGCCGTTCTCCTTCGCTGAGCGCC
This DNA window, taken from Rhizobium etli CFN 42, encodes the following:
- a CDS encoding response regulator; protein product: MPDGGALSISLREEQVAGDGGDFDEGTYLVLSVTDNGSGMDAETLKKAVDPFFSTKELGKGTGLGLSMIHGLAVQLNGALRLTSKLGVGTTAELWLPATERRPEQPAETDLPLAHAASKLKILLVDDDTLIAMSSVEMLEDLGHDVVEANSGSQALDLIRSGGHFDVMITDYSMPGMTGAQLGQAVRTVRPALPIVLATGYADLPAGVEVDLPRLAKPYNQAQLAKEIHKALASETDMPLKSAS
- a CDS encoding PAS domain-containing protein, encoding MFATLLDDDVAFGVLTEEAVRSSDLKPVAAWISAQPSWSDLPFIVLTTRGGGPERNPAAARLSEVLANVTFLERPFHATSFISIAKTALRGRLRQYQARAHLEALSEGERRLQTALAAGRLGAWELELSSMRLSASDTCKAIFGRGPDEEFTYDNLVKCIYPDDRHLVQASLDRTIETGRDYSVEHRTIWPDGSVHWAEVHAQLYTDRYGSAKKLVGVSFDATARKTSEENLRRLNESLEERVKERTGEVHAAHRSLVEEVAQREKAEEQLRHSQKMEAIEPSRTGAAQPCRQRARCDAGWGSSVDFAARRTGSR